Proteins from a genomic interval of Heteronotia binoei isolate CCM8104 ecotype False Entrance Well chromosome 7, APGP_CSIRO_Hbin_v1, whole genome shotgun sequence:
- the BPHL gene encoding valacyclovir hydrolase — MAGGGGVRLRRLFLQLPQAAQCAALRPSRGAVLYSTAVTSGKMEVNGIHLHYQRTGDGNHAVLLLPGMLGSGQTDFGPQLKSMNKRLFTVVAWDPRGYGKSIPPVRDFPPDFFERDAKDAVELMQALKFQKFSLLGWSDGGITALIAAAKYPHLIHKMVVWGANATVTAEDAKLYNGIRDVSKWSEKVRKPLEEMYGFEYFSKTCEAWVDGISQFMHNPDGSICQTSLPYIKCPTLIIHGEKDPLVPRFHAEYLHKHLKESQLHFMPEGKHNLHLRFAEEFNRIVERFLLQDA, encoded by the exons ATGGCTGGAGGTGGAGGGGTGCGGCTGCGGCGCCTCTTCTTGCAGCTTCCCCAGGCCGCCCAGTGCGCTGCGCTCAGGCCAAGCAGAGGTGCTGTTCTGTACAG CACTGCAGTGacctcaggaaaaatggaagTAAATGGCATCCACCTGCACTATCAGCGGACAGGAGATGGAAATCATGCTGTTCTGCTACTTCCTGGAATGTTAG GAAGTGGCCAGACTGATTTTGGACCCCAGTTGAAGTCTATGAACAAACGGCTCTTCACAGTTGTAGCCTGGGATCCTCGGGGATATGGAAAATCTATCCCCCCAGTTCGAGATTTTCCTCCTGATTTTtttgaaagagatgcaaaagatGCTGTTGAGTTGATGCAG GCACTGAAGTTTCAGAAGTTCTCTCTGTTAGGATGGAGTGATGGTGGAATAACAGCACTTATCGCTGCAGCAAAGTATCCTCATCTTATCCACAAGATGGTGGTTTGGGGAGCCAATGCCACGGTTACAGCAGAGGATGCGAAACTTTACAATG GTATCCGAGATGTTTCCAAATGGAGTGAAAAAGTCAGAAAGCCTTTGGAAGAAATGTATGGATTTGAATATTTTTCAAAAACCTGTGAAGCCTGGGTGGATGGAATCTCTCAATTTATGCACAACCCAGATG GTAGTATCTGCCAAACTTCACTGCCTTATATTAAGTGCCCAACATTAATAATCCATGGAGAGAAAGACCCCCTGGTGCCACGCTTTCACGCTGAATACCTGCACAAACATCTCAAAGAGTCACA GTTGCATTTTATGCCTGAAGGAAAACATAATCTACACCTACGTTTTGCCGAGGAGTTTAACAGAATTGTAGAAAGATTTCTTCTGCAGGATGCTTAG